TCGAGCGCATCCATCGCAGCAACCTGGTCGGGATGGGCGTCCTGCCGCTCGAGTTCAAGCCCGGCCAAAACCGCGTGTCGCTCGGACTCACCGGAATGGAAACCTATTCGATCACTGGCCTCAAGACCGGCCTGAAGCCGCGGCAGGTGGTCAAAGTGCGCGCCGAAGCGCCGGGCAAGACGATCGAGTTCGACGCGATTGCCCGCGTCGATACGCCCGAGGAGGTCGAGTATATCCGCCACGGCGGTATCCTGCCGTTCGTGCTGCGCGATCTGCTGCACGCATAGACTGAGCGCCGCACCATGCATCCGGCTCGCAGCTTTCATCCGGCCGGGGCCTTAGCCCTTAAGCCGGCCTTATGGTAATCTGGCGGCGTTCGGGGCGAACCCAATAGCCCTCAAAAGGTTGTGTCATGTCGGGTCATTCCAAGTGGAGTTCGATCAAGCATAAGAAGGCCCTTACCGACTCGAAGCGCGGCAAGGTCTTTACCAAGCTGATCAAGGAAATAACGATTGCGGCGCGGCTCGGCGGCAGCGATATCAACGCGAATCCGCGACTTCGCACCGCGGTTACGATCGCCAAGAAGCAATCGATGCCCAACGACAACATCGATCGCGCGATCAAGAAGGGCACCGGGGCGACCGGCGCCGACGCGCTCGAGGAAATCACCTACGAAGGTTATGGGCCCGGCGGCGTCGCAATCATGGTCGAAGTGTTGTCGGACAATCGCAATCGAACCGTCGCGGAGATCCGGTTTATCTTCTCACGACGCGGCGGGAACATCGGTGAGACCGGATGCGTCGGCTGGATGTTCAAAAAGCGCGGCGTAATCGGGATCGAGAAATCGGCAATCGACGAGGATAAGCTGCTCGAGATCGCGCTGGACGCCGGCGCGGACGACGTCACCTCGGACGACGACACGTTCCAGGTGCTTACTGCGCCGGAGCATTTTGCGACGGTGCGCGACGCGCTCGAAAAATCCGGGCTCGCGATCGCGCATTCGGAATTGACGCGGATCCCGGAGAATACGGTCGCGGTGTCGGGTCATGCAGCCGGGCAGGTGTTGAAGCTGATGGAAGAACTTGAGGACCACGACGACGTGCAGAATGTCGCGGCCAATTTCGACATCAGCGAGCAAGAGATGGCGCAATTCTCGGCGGCGTAGCGGCCGCGCGGGCGGCGGAGGTGGGGTATGCGCGTACTCGGGGTGGACCCCGGGAGTGCGGTTTGCGGATACGGAGTCGTCGAAGGACGCGCCGGAAATCCGCAGTTCGTCGCGGCAGGCACGATTCGATCGACGATGCTCGCGCCCGGTCCCAAGCGGCTTCATCGGATTCACGATCACCTGCTCGCGATCATCGACGAGTTCGCGCCCGATTCGTTGAGTCTCGAGCGTCACTTCGTCGCAATCAATGTGCAGAGCGCGTTTCGGCTCGGCGAGGCGCGCGCGATGGCGATGCTCGCGGCGGCTGAACGCAATCTCGAATTTTTCGAGTATCCACCCAACGCAGTGAAGCTCTGCGTCGCCGGCCACGGCCACGCCGACAAGGCGCAGGTCAAATACATGGTGCGCCGCACGCTGAAGCTAGACCCATCGCTCGAATTGGCCGACGATGCCGCCGACGCGCTGGCGGTTGCGATGTGTCATCTTGGCCGCGGCCGCATCCCGAACATGGTCGAGAGCGTCGAGCGCAGCCGTCCGGCCGCCGCGCGATCGCGATCGAAGGTGCATCCGCAATGATTGCGACTCTGTCCGGAACGCTGACGACGCGCGACGCGGGGCGAATCGTGGTCGAGACCGCCGGCGTCGGCTACGAAGTCCTGATTCCGCTCAGCACCTACTACAAGTTGCCGGCTAGCGGTGAGCGCGTCGCGCTCGAGATCCGTCAAGTTGTCCGTGAAGACGCGCTGCTGCTGTACGGATTTTCGAGCACCACCGAAAAGCGATCGTTCGACTTGCTGATGAGCGTGCAGCACGTCGGACCCAAGCTGGCGCTCGCGATTCTCTCGGTGCTCGCGCCGGAAGAACTGGTTGCAGCAATCTCGAAGGGCGACGTCGAACGAATCGACGCGGTGCCGGGGGTCGGTCCGAAAGTCGCGGAACGCGTCGTGCGCGAGTTGCGCGACAAGGTCGGCGATTTGAAACTGGTCGCGCCGTCGTCGCTGCATGCCAACGGATCGCCGCGTCAAGCGAGTCCTGAAAACGCCGCCCCGGCCGGACCGCTCGAGCAGGCCGTTTCGGCGTTGATCAATCTTGGGATGAAACCAATCGAGGCGAAGCACGCGGTTGAATCCGTGGCCAACGCCGACGAAACTACCGCGGGCAACCTGGAAATCCTGATCCGCAAATCATTGGCGGTGCTGCTTGGCGAAAAGTGATCATCAGGAAAGCGACCTCAACGTCCTCGACAACGCCGGCGCGACGGAAGGGCGCGTCACGTCGCGCGTCGCCGTCGAGGACGATCACAGAATCGACCTGGCGCTCCGGCCGCGCGCGCTCAAAGAGTTCGTCGGGCAGGAACGAATCAAAAAAATTCTCGGGATGTCGATCGAGGCGGCGCACGGACGCGCCGAAGTGCTCGATCACGTGTTGTTCGCGGGACCGCCGGGCCTCGGCAAGACTTCGCTCGCACACATTATTGCGCGCGAACTCGGCGTGAACGATCATGTGACCTCGGGTCCCGCGCTCGAGCGCGCCGCCGATCTCGCGGCGATCTTGAACAATCTGGAAGAGCACGACGTGCTCTTTATCGACGAGATTCATCGCCTGCAAAAAGTCGTCGAGGAGAGTCTCTACTCGGCGATGGAGGACTTCGAGTTTCATATCGTGGTGGGCGAGGGGATGGGCGCGCGCACCATGAAGCTCAAGGTCAAACCGTTCACGCTGGTCGGCGCGACGACGCGTTCGGGACTGCTCAGTTCGCCGCTGCGCGATCGATTCGGCCAGCATTTTCATCTCGACTTTTACAATCACGCCGAGTTGTCCGAGATCGTTCGACGTTCGGCCGCGCTGCTGAAGGTCGCGATCGACCAACCCGGCGCCGAAGAACTGGCCACCCGCTCGCGCGGTACTCCCCGAATCGCCAACCGGCTGCTGCGACGCGTCCGCGACTTCGCGCAGGTGAACAAGGCGCCGATCGTCACGCGCGAGATTGCACTGGCGGCGCTGGAGTTGCTCGAGATCGACACGGCCGGATTCGACAAGATGGATCGCTCGATCCTGGGCGCTATTATCGACAAGTTCGACGGCGGTCCGGTCGGCGTCGAAAGCCTGGCGGCCGCGGTCGGCGAGGAATCCAACACGATCGAGGAAGTGTACGAGCCGTACCTGCTGCAGGAGGGCTATCTCGCGCGCACCTCGCGCGGACGGGTCGCGACGCAGCGCGCGTATACGCATCTCGGACGCACGCGCCGCGGCACCTTGTTCTAGTCCAGTCTCAAATCCTCGCTCGGTTCGCGGCAGAATCACGAGATTCGATTTGTTAGGATCGTTCGATGGCGAAAATTTACGTGCTGCAGCATCACGCGGTCGAGAATCTCGGCAGTATCGCCGACGCGCTCGAAGGCGCCGCGCTCGCGTGGCAATACGTGCGGGTTCATGACGGCCAGCCGATTCCCGCGGAGATGAAAGGGGCGGGCGGTCTCATCGTGATGGGCGGTCCGATGGGCGTTTATCAAACCGACCGCTATCCGTTTCTCCGCGAGGAGATGGCGCTGATCGAGGATGCGATCGAGCACAATCGGCCGGTGCTCGGTGTATGCCTGGGCGCGCAGATCGTCGCGGCGGCTCTAGGGGCAAAAGTTGATCGCAATCCGCGCGGCAAGGAAATCGGATGGCATCCGATTCGGCTCGAGCCCGCTGCGCGCGACGATCGCCTGATGCGCGGCCTGCCTGAAACGCTCACGCCGTTTCACTGGCATGGCGACATTTTCGATCTGCCGGCGGGTGCGGTATCGCTCGCATCGTCGGACAAGACTCCGTGCCAGGCTTTCCGCTACGGCGACAAGACCTACGCCCTTCAGTTCCACTTCGAAGTGACGGATGCGAGCGTGCGCGCGATGGCGGATGCATTCGCGAAGGATTTGCAGCGCGAGAAGATCGCAGCCGCGGAAATGATCGCGGATTCAGATCGATACGCCGCGCCGCTCGAGCAAATCGCCGATACCGTGTTTTCGCGCTGGGCGTCGCCGATCCAGGGTACCTGAACGGCGGGTTTGCACTCAAATGCCTAGGCGTTTGCCGGCGTCCCAGTGCTCGCGCGATTCGGCGTGAAGCGCACCGGCATGTGCTTGATGCCCGCGACGAAGTTCGAGCGCAATCGCTCGGTCGGCCCCGCGAGTTCTAGATCGGGCATCCGCCGCAGCACTTCCTCGATCATCACGCGCAACTCGAGCCGCGCCAGATTGACGCCGATGCAGAAATGCTCGCCGTGCCCGAACGCGATGTGATCGTTGGGCGTGCGCGTCACGTCGAAGGTGTCGGGATGCGCAAAGATCGCCTCGTCGCGATTTGCCGACGCATTCCAGATCACTACTTTCTGGCCGTCGCGGATTTTCTGCCCACGCAGTTCGCCGTCCCTCTTCGCGACGCGCATGATGTGCGTCACCGGACTGGTCCAGCGCAGAAATTCCTCGAGCGCGACCGGCAACAATGCCGGATCATTCCTTAACTTCGCCCGCTCCGCCGGGTTTTCGATCAGCGCGAGAATCCCGCCTGAGGTCGCGTTGCGAGTGGTCTCCTGTCCGCCGATGATCAGCAGGAAACAGTTGAACAGCACTTCGAGGTCGGTGAGTTTCGCGCCGTCCACGTCGCCGTGAATCAGCGCGCTGATCAGGTCCTCGCCCGGATTCACCCGCCGCTCCGAGATCCACTTCGAGAAGTAGCTGAAAATTTCGGCCTGCGCCGCCATCCCGGTTTCAGCCGCTGAACGGCCCTGCTGATACTCGGGATCGTCGGTGCCGATCGACTGGTTGCCGATCGTGAACATCAGGTCCCAGTACTCAGCCGGGATACCCATCATGTCGCAGATGACCGCAGTCGGTAGCTTCGCGGCGACATCGACGACGAAATCGCATTGGCCCTTGCCGATCACGTTGTCGATCACGCCGGTGGTGATTTGCTTGATATGCGGTTCGAAGAGGCCGACCGCGCGCGGCGTAAGCCGCCGATTGATCAGCGAGCGGATTTTTCCGTGGCGCGGCGGATCGGTCATGATCATCATCTGGCCGAAGCCCGCCTGCTCCGCGCTGGCGTCCGCGCCGACGGTCGTGAACTGCAACGAGATGCCGCGTTCGGAGCTGTAAGTGTCGGGGTCATGATAGACCTTGAGCGCATCGTCGTAGCGGGTGACCGACCAGAAGCCTTGGCCCGGCGCACGCTCCTGCCAGAACAGCGGCGCTTCGGCGCGCAATGTCCGCCACGCCTCGTACTGTTCGCCGCGCACGAAAAGATCGAGATTGTTTAAATCGATGTCGTCGAGTTTCATGGGAATCCTCGTCAAGGACAGGCGATCCTAGCGTTTATCCCGATGGCTGTCATTGGGCGAGTAAGCGGGGCGGGTTAAAAGGGAAACCGAAAAAAAGAGTAACCGCAGAGCTTTTCCGTCATCCCGAGCGGAGGCTGCCGGAGTCGAGGGATCTCGATGCCGGCGATCCAGCACCCTCACCGCCGTCGTCGCTGCGCGCCTCGGCCGCCTCTCCCGCAACAGAGCGGGCGAGGCACAGGGCTCCGGCAGCCTGCGCCAGCCGAGCGATGGTGCTGACTATCAACCTTTCGGCAGCTTCAGCACGCGCTCGCCGATGATGTTGTGCTGAATCTCGCTCGAGCCGGCCGCGATGGTGAATGCGCGCGCTGCCAGCGTGCGATTCATCCAGCGCCCGCCCTCGACCGCGCCGAGACTGCCCGGCGCGAGCGCGCCGTATGGCCCGAGCATCTCATCGGCGAACATCGCGACCCGTAGATTCAGCTCGCTTCCAAACAATTTGCCGAAGGAACTCTCCACGCCCGGAAGTTTGCCTTTGAGCTGCGAAGTGAGCGAGCGATAGCGGCTAAGCCGCAGGCATCGCCCCTCGGTCGCGAATTGAGCAAGCTTCTGCCGCACATAAGGATGCGAGGTCGCAGGGACGCCCTGAAACTCGACCGTCTTCGCGAGATCGATCAGCTCGCCGATCGTGCGCTCGACCGGATGCCGCGTGCCGCCCGAGACCCGCTCGTACATCAGCGTCGCGATCGACACTTGCCATCCCGCATTCAGCTCGCCGACCAGATTTTCCTTGGGCACCCGAACGTTGTCATAGAAGACCTCGTTGAATCCCGCGTCGCCGGTGATCTGCACCAGCGGCCGCACCGTGATTCCGGGGCTGTGCATATCCACCAGCAGATACGAGATGCCCTTGTGCTTCGGCGCCGACGGATCGGTGCGCACCAGCAGTACCTGCCAATCCGCGCGATGCGCCAGACTCGTCCACACCTTCTGCCCGTTGACGACGAACGTGTCGCCATCGAGCACCGCGCGCGTCTGCAATCCCGCGAGGTCGGAGCCCGCATTCGGCTCCGAATAGCCCTGACACCAGATTTGCTCGCCGGTGAGCATCTTGTGCAGATGCCGTTTCTTCTGCTCCTCGGTGCCGAGATGCATCAGCGTCGGCCCGATGCGATCGATCGCAAGTTGGTTCGCGCCGTAAAGCGGGAGCCCGAGGCGCAAGGCCTCATCCTGGTAGATTGCCTGCTCGATCATGCTCGCGCCGCCGCCACCCCATTCCTTGGGCCAATGCAGTGCGACGATGCCGTCACGGTAGAGGCGCCGATGGTAATCGAGCAGTTGCGACCAGCGCCGATCGTCGAGCACGTCGAGCTGGTTGGCAGTCGAACTGCTTGGGCCGTCGCCCTTGCGCCCGAACGCTTCAGCCGAATTTTTTTCGAGCGATGCGCGCAGCTTGCCGCGATATACTTCCTGTTCAGGTGTGAATGTGAAGTCCATTTGCTTCGTCCGCTCCTACCGCGAGATACCCGCGCGGCTTCCTAATCGCGCGGTAGAGAAGATTTTTCATCGGCGGGATTTTGCGGCAGTATAGCGCGTTGCCGATAACAGCGTTAACGATGCGTGTGCATGAATCGACGCTCCTTTTTTGCCTCGCCCGCTTTGTTGCGGGAGAGGCCGCCGAAGCGCGTCAGCCGCGAAGCCGACTTCGGGCCGAAGGGCCGAATCGCTCTACGATAGAGAGGCGGGTGAGGGTGCAGTCGTCGCGAGAACAAGTGCCGCAAAGAAGATCCGGGATTCCTCGCGCGTCAGCCACACGCGGGAATGACAAGAAGTGAGGCGGGCGTCGTGATATCGCTCGCGCAAGTCGGACCATCGCGATGCTCGATCGAGATCCCTCGACTCCGGCAACCTCCGCTCGGGATGACGGAACTCTAGATCGTCAGCAGCACCGCGATGCAGAGCGCGAAGCCTGAGAGATAAGTGCCCAACGCTCCGATGAACCGCACCGGATGCGGTTTGGCCAGCGTCGGTGACATCAGGATTCCCGCCGCGTTCAAATAGCGGCACGCGACGGCGATGCCCATTACCCAGAGCACCCACATCGCGGGATTCCGCTCGCCCGCAATCAGAATCAGCACCGCCATCATCGGCGCGTATTCGGCGGTATTACCGTGGGCGCGTATCCGCTTGAAAAATGGATCGGCGGGGTCGGTCGGATAATCGCCCGCCTTGCCGGCTCCTCGAGCCATCGAGACATTCAGGCCAAGCGCGAAGAGCAGCACTCCGAGTAACGCCGTGCACACGATTGCAACCGTCATGAGTGACCTCCTGTTACGAAGCGGGCTCAGCGGCGCATACGTTAGCCGGGTTCGCCGCACAAATACACAGGTCAAATGACGCTGGCTGACGAGTAATCGAAACGCCGATGCCGGATGCTGGCATCAGCAATCCTTTGCTATATGATACGGGATCATCCGAACGGCGCGGGCGAGAGAGCAGGGCGGCGACGCAATCGCTCGCACCGTCAAAATTACAAAGGCGAAGAGCCGAATCAGAGGCAGACAACGACGCAGATGGCCTACCAGTACATCAAGGTTCCGAGCAACGGCGAAAAGATCACTCTTGGCGCCAATCACACCCTCAACGTTCCCGATCGGCCGATAATCCCGTTTATCGAAGGCGACGGCACCGGGCCCGATATCTGGCGCGCATCACAGTATGTCTTCGACAACGCGGTGAAGAAAATCTACGGCGGCAAGCGCGCGATCGCGTGGATGGAAGTGTTCGCCGGCGAGAAACCGTTCAATCAATGGAACACCTGGCTGCCGGACGAAACCGTCGATGCGTTCCGCGAATTTTTGGTGGGCATCAAGGGACCGCTGACTACGCCGATCGGCGGCGGTATCCGTTCGCTCAACGTGGCGCTCCGCCAGATGCTCGATCTCTACGTATGCCTCCGGCCGGTGCGCTATTTCGCCGGGACGCCGAGCCCGGTCAAGCATCCGGAGAAACTCGACGTCGTAATCTTCCGCGAGAACACCGAGGACATCTACGCCGGAATCGAATGGGCGGCGGAATCGCCCGAAGCGAAGAAGGTGATCGCGTTTCTGCGTAACGAAATGGGCGTGAAGAATATTCGCTTCCCGGAAACTTCAGGGATCGGAATCAAGGCGATCTCGCGCGAAGGATCGGAGCGGCTGATTCGCGCGGCGCTGGACTATGCGATTCTCCACAAGCGCAAGAGCGTGACGTTTGTCCATAAGGGCAACATCATGAAGTACACCGAGGGCGCCTTCCGCGATTGGGGCTACGAACTCGTGCGGCGCGAGTACAAAGGCAGGGCAGTGGGATGGGATGACTGCAATGGCAAGCCGCCCGCGGGCCAGATGCTGGTGAAGGACGCGATCGCGGACATCACGCTCCAGCAGGTGCTCACTCGGCCTGAAGAATTCGACGTAGTCGCCACGATGAACCTCAACGGCGACTTTCTATCCGATGCGCTCGCGGCGCAGGTCGGCGGAATCGGCATCGCGCCGGGCGCCAATATCAACTACTTGACCGGTCACGCCATCTTCGAGGCGACTCACGGCACCGCGCCCAAGTACACCAATCAGGACAAGGTGAACCCAGGCTCGCTGGTCCTGTCGGGCGTTCTGATGTTCGAATACCTGGGATGGCAGGAAGTCGCCGACGGGATTATTCGCGGCCTCGAAAAGAGCATCGCGAACAAGACCGTGACCTACGATTTCGAGCGCCTGATGACCGGCGCGAAGCTGCTCAAGTGCTCCGAATTCGGCAAAGCGATCGTGGACAATATGTAATCGCAGTTCTCAGGCGGGGACGCGGTGCATCGATGATCGATGCCCGCGGCCCCGCTGTTTATCCACACTTATCGGCGAAAACCCGCCCTGCGGGACGACGCATTTTCGGGCGGCGTCGTCTTCATCACCGGAGAGAGCGATTCGTTGATCATCTATGCACTGACGGTCTGGGACGATTCCAAAATTTTAATTTCTCTCTACCGGATAGCCCGCCTTGTTCCAACTTTCCATCCCGCCGCGCAGCACGAATACGTCGTCGAAGCCCGCATCTGAAAGGAGTGCCGCCGCGCTCGCCGAGCGCTTCTCGGTCCGTCAGATGGTTATCATCGGCTTTCCGCGCAAGTCACTTAGGTCCGGAAGTCTCGCGGATAGTTCCGCGAGCGCAATGTTGCGTGCGCCCGCGATGTGGCCGAGCGGTCCTCGGAACTCTTCGGCGCTACGTACGTCTATCAGGGCCACGGCTTCGCCGTTCTGCAGCCGATGTCTAAGTGTTGGAGCGTCCGTGAAGCGCGGACCCTTGAGCTTACGAACCAGGCGTGGCAGGAAAGCGACGGTTGCGAGTAGCGCCAAGGCAAGCAGAGCCTTGTGGATTGCCCCGGCCTGCCCGGACGCGGCCTCACGCCCCGCGTAGCCCAGATAGGTATACGCGAGTGCACCCGGCATCATGCACGCGAAGGAGGCGAGCACGTACTCGCCAAGGCCGATTCGCGTCAGTCCGAAGGCGTAGTTCACAATATTGAACGGAAACAGCGGCACCAACCGGACGAACGCAACGAAGCGCCAGCCTTCCTCCTCCACCCCCCGCATCAGCCGCGCCAGTCGTTCACCCGCGCGCATTGAAACCCAGTCGGAGGCGACGTATCGGGCGATCATGAAGGCTAGCGTGGCCCCCAAGGTCGCGCCGATGAGGTTCCATAGGGTTCCCGCTACCGGACCGAACAAAGCGCCGCCAGCCACGGTGAGCAGCGATCCGGGCACGAACAGCACTGTGGCCAAGGCATAGAGCAGAACGAACAAGATGGGAGCGAATCGACCGAAGCGCTGTAGTTCCCGCTCAAGCGTAGTGGCCTGGAGAAATTCGCGATGGAGGGCGAGCCACACAATCGCTGCGACCAGCGTTGCCACCAGAATCAGACGAATGATGAGACTACGCCTATTCATGCCGCGCGCCTCCAGGTGATCGCGTAAGCGCCCGCGGGGCCGCGGAAAGGTTGCAAGAGCATTCGGTCGAGCCACAGTTCGCGCGCCTCGCGGAACTGCTCGATACCGATGGTCATCCCGTCGTGGCCGGCGGCTGGCTGATCGCGATAGGTCCCGAACAGTCGATCCCACCAAGGCAGGTTGAAGCCGAAGTTGCTGTTGGTTTCGTTAACCACGATCGAATGGTGGACGCGATGCATGTCGGGCGTAACCACGAGCCATCGAAGATAGCGATCGAGCCGGACCGGGATGAGAACGTTCCCGTGATTGAGCATCGAGGTTGCGTTTAGCAGGACCTCGAAGATGAGCACGCCGAGCGCCGGTGCTCCCAGCGCCACGACGACGCCGAACTTGATTAGCATCGACAGAACAATCTCGATTGGGTGGAAACGCGCGCCCGTCGTCACATCGAAGTCGAGGTCGGCGTGATGCATCCGATGCACCCGCCAAAGCGCGGGCACCGCGTGGAACATCACGTGCTGGAAGTAGATGGCGCCATCAAGCAGCACCACCGACGCAACGACAGCCATCCAAGGCGGAATCGGCAGGTTGTTGAGCAAGCCCCAGCCGCGCCTTTCCCCTGCCAGCGCCAGACTAACGGCCGTGGCGGGAAGCAGGATTCTCACCAGCGCGCTATTCAGCGCAACGATACCTAAGTTGCTCGGCCAGCGCCTGAGCCTCGAATATGACCTTGTCCGGCGCGGCGCGCGCGCCTCCCACAGCGCCATTGCAGTGAACACTGTGATAAACGCTCCTAAGCGTATGGCAGCCTCGCGAGTCAGCATGGTTGATCTGTTTCAAACATTCAATTAATGTCTTGAATGAGACTAAGAGGTTTCGTTCGCCATGTCAAGCCAGAATCCCAAACGTGCTATGTTCGAACAGTTCGCCGCCGTAGCCCGTACCCTCGGTTCCGCCCACCGCCTCGAGCTGCTCGAGCTGCTCGCGCAGACCGAGCGTAGCGTCGAGGAACTGGCCCGGCTGAGCGGCCTTACGATTGCCAACGCATCACAGCATCTGCAGCAACTCCGCCGCTCTGGACTCGTCGAGGCACGCAGGGACGGGAAGCGGGTGCTCTACAGGCTCGCCGACGGCGACGTAGTCGCGCTGCTCGGCGCTCTGCGCCGAATCACTGAACGCAACGTCGGCGCTGTCGAAAAGGTGCTCAATGGTTACTTTCGAGAGCGCGACAACCTCGAACCCGTATCGCGCAAGGAACTGTTGCGGCGCATGCGGGACGGGCTGGTTACAGTGATCGATACCCGCCCGGCAGAGGAGTTCGCCGCCGGTCACCTGCCCGGCGCGCTCAATGTGCCGCTCCGCGAACTCAAGCGCCGGTTACGGGAATTGCCCCGCGACCAGGTGATTGTTGCCTACTGTCGTGGAACATATTGCGTGCTCTCCTACGAAGCGGTCGCCGAGCTGCGCAAGCGCGGCTTCACGGCCTTTCGGCTTGAAGAGGGATACCCCGAATGGAGGGCCGCCGGGCTACCGGTAGAGCGTCTGACAGCAACCGCCTGAATCGAGGGTCGGGGATTCGGAGGAAACGTTATGCAGCCCTGGGGAACGATGCCCTGGTACGGAATGGTCTTCGGCCCAATCATGATGATCGTCTGGCTGGCTATCCTGATCTTTGTGGCGGCAGCGGTAATCCGATGGCTCCAACGGGGCACTGTCGGCCCGCTCCCGCGCGTGGGAAAACCGGAAGCGTGCCCTGAAAATCCTGGAGGAGCGCTTCGCCACGGGCGAGATCGACAAGGATGAATTCCAGGAGAAGAAGCGCCTGCTTTCGGACTGAATCTCGGCCTCACGATTTGCCGCTGAGTCAGGACGCGTCGGGCGGAAACATCATCTTGCCCGCGTGAAACTCGCGGGCAACAAGATCGATGAAGCCATGGCGGATCGGCCATTCCAAGCGGCTATCTCGCCAATGGACGCGGCCGTCCGGGCCCTCGAATTCATCCGCGATGCTGCGCAGCTCGGCCATCGCCTTGCCGATACGCTCTTGGTCCGCAGCCACCACGGAAATACGGCGCATACGCCCAGTCCAAGCCTGCAGCCGCGCGAATTCGCCGAGATTCACACCCATGGTCTTGGCTCCCGGCACGTAACAGATCGCCGCGAAATCAGCCAGGCTCACCTCACCGCAGAAAAAATTCCGGTCGCCGAGCTCACGTTCCAGCACCGCGAGTAGGCGCCGCAGTTCATCTGCCGCAGCTTGCTTCATCGCCTGAGACTCCGGTGCCTGTTCCCTCAACACCGAGAGCCAGAAGCCGAACCCGACCGCGTCAAAGCTCCGGTCGCACAAATCTTCGATCGTGCGCACCCGCGCCCGTTCGTAGGGGTCTTTCGGATACAGCGGCGGCTCCGGATAAACCTCTTCGATGTACTCGGAGATGATGGTGGAGTCCGTAATCGTTCGGCCGTCATCGAGCACCAGAGTCGGAACCTCGGCGCGAAGGCTGACGCAGCGCAGGTCTTCCTTGCGATCAAGGGAGTAACAGCGCTCGAACGGCTCGTAGCTCACGCCCTTGTAATCGAGCGCCATTCTGACTTTGCGCGCATACGGACTGGTCGCGTACGTGAATAGCTTCATGCTTTCGCTCCTGAGCACGGCACCCGCGGCACTGCCGCACCCGCCGAGGGGTGAGTACTTCGCTCAGGCGCCAGGCCGTTAGCTCCTATGCGGCTTTGGCCGGTACGGATTGATGATAGTCGCGGATCTCCTTGATCTTGCCGTCCACGATCTCCATTACTTCCGCGCCGATCGCCTCAACTCTGCCGCTTCCGGCTCGCGTTCCCGAGAAGAAGGACTCCGCGACTCCGTGGCCGTTGTTGCCCGTGCACACACGCAAATCGCAGTGCGCGTCAGCAAACATGGCGAACTCGCTCTCGTACGATTTGCGCACTTCGGCGCGACCCGCACAGCGCTTGCCTGCCGGGCTAACCAGAACCGGCTCTTCGTGATAGCACGCCATCACTCCTTCGATGTCGTGGCGGTTGAATGCGTCAAAGTAACGTTTGATCAGTTGTTCCTCGGGCGTCATTTTCCTTCTGCCTCCTGCAATTGAGTTAAGCCTTAATCATGCCCCAGCAGCCTTGTACGACTTCTTCAAGCTGCGTGTTCAGTTTTTTGCGCCGTCCCGTGCCAAGCCACGTCAGCGCCACCGCGCATAGAGC
The window above is part of the Candidatus Binatus sp. genome. Proteins encoded here:
- a CDS encoding YebC/PmpR family DNA-binding transcriptional regulator, giving the protein MSGHSKWSSIKHKKALTDSKRGKVFTKLIKEITIAARLGGSDINANPRLRTAVTIAKKQSMPNDNIDRAIKKGTGATGADALEEITYEGYGPGGVAIMVEVLSDNRNRTVAEIRFIFSRRGGNIGETGCVGWMFKKRGVIGIEKSAIDEDKLLEIALDAGADDVTSDDDTFQVLTAPEHFATVRDALEKSGLAIAHSELTRIPENTVAVSGHAAGQVLKLMEELEDHDDVQNVAANFDISEQEMAQFSAA
- the ruvC gene encoding crossover junction endodeoxyribonuclease RuvC gives rise to the protein MRVLGVDPGSAVCGYGVVEGRAGNPQFVAAGTIRSTMLAPGPKRLHRIHDHLLAIIDEFAPDSLSLERHFVAINVQSAFRLGEARAMAMLAAAERNLEFFEYPPNAVKLCVAGHGHADKAQVKYMVRRTLKLDPSLELADDAADALAVAMCHLGRGRIPNMVESVERSRPAAARSRSKVHPQ
- a CDS encoding type 1 glutamine amidotransferase, whose protein sequence is MAKIYVLQHHAVENLGSIADALEGAALAWQYVRVHDGQPIPAEMKGAGGLIVMGGPMGVYQTDRYPFLREEMALIEDAIEHNRPVLGVCLGAQIVAAALGAKVDRNPRGKEIGWHPIRLEPAARDDRLMRGLPETLTPFHWHGDIFDLPAGAVSLASSDKTPCQAFRYGDKTYALQFHFEVTDASVRAMADAFAKDLQREKIAAAEMIADSDRYAAPLEQIADTVFSRWASPIQGT
- the ruvB gene encoding Holliday junction branch migration DNA helicase RuvB, producing MAKSDHQESDLNVLDNAGATEGRVTSRVAVEDDHRIDLALRPRALKEFVGQERIKKILGMSIEAAHGRAEVLDHVLFAGPPGLGKTSLAHIIARELGVNDHVTSGPALERAADLAAILNNLEEHDVLFIDEIHRLQKVVEESLYSAMEDFEFHIVVGEGMGARTMKLKVKPFTLVGATTRSGLLSSPLRDRFGQHFHLDFYNHAELSEIVRRSAALLKVAIDQPGAEELATRSRGTPRIANRLLRRVRDFAQVNKAPIVTREIALAALELLEIDTAGFDKMDRSILGAIIDKFDGGPVGVESLAAAVGEESNTIEEVYEPYLLQEGYLARTSRGRVATQRAYTHLGRTRRGTLF
- the ruvA gene encoding Holliday junction branch migration protein RuvA, whose protein sequence is MIATLSGTLTTRDAGRIVVETAGVGYEVLIPLSTYYKLPASGERVALEIRQVVREDALLLYGFSSTTEKRSFDLLMSVQHVGPKLALAILSVLAPEELVAAISKGDVERIDAVPGVGPKVAERVVRELRDKVGDLKLVAPSSLHANGSPRQASPENAAPAGPLEQAVSALINLGMKPIEAKHAVESVANADETTAGNLEILIRKSLAVLLGEK
- a CDS encoding cytochrome P450; this translates as MKLDDIDLNNLDLFVRGEQYEAWRTLRAEAPLFWQERAPGQGFWSVTRYDDALKVYHDPDTYSSERGISLQFTTVGADASAEQAGFGQMMIMTDPPRHGKIRSLINRRLTPRAVGLFEPHIKQITTGVIDNVIGKGQCDFVVDVAAKLPTAVICDMMGIPAEYWDLMFTIGNQSIGTDDPEYQQGRSAAETGMAAQAEIFSYFSKWISERRVNPGEDLISALIHGDVDGAKLTDLEVLFNCFLLIIGGQETTRNATSGGILALIENPAERAKLRNDPALLPVALEEFLRWTSPVTHIMRVAKRDGELRGQKIRDGQKVVIWNASANRDEAIFAHPDTFDVTRTPNDHIAFGHGEHFCIGVNLARLELRVMIEEVLRRMPDLELAGPTERLRSNFVAGIKHMPVRFTPNRASTGTPANA